The Klebsiella sp. RIT-PI-d genomic sequence ATCCACCCCGGCTTCAGCGGCAATAGCCGCCGCCGTCAGACTATTATCGCCGGTGATCATCACCGTCTTGATCCCCATCTGCCGCAGACGGGCAAAACGCTCCTTAATACCGCCTTTCACCACATCTTTAAGTACGATAGTACCCAGCACGTGCGCGCCTTCAGCAACAACCAGCGGAGTCGAACCCTGACGGGCGACATCCTCAACGTGACGCTCAACAGCAGCAGGGAACTGGCCGCCGTTGCTCTGCACGTGGCGGCGAATGGCGTCAACGGCCCCTTTACGAATGGTGCGATTGTCGACGTCAATGCCGCTCATGCGCGTCTGGGCGGTGAAAGGAATAAACGTCGCCTGTAGCGACTGAATATCCCGCTCGCGAACATTAAATTGCTGTTTTGCCAGCACCACGATACTGCGACCTTCAGGTGTTTCATCGGCAAGCGAAGCCAGCTGGGCGGCATCGGCCAGCGTTTTTTCGGCTACGTCAGGCGCGGGAATAAATGCCGATGCCTGACGGTTGCCGAGGGTAATGGTGCCGGTTTTATCCAGCAGCAGCACATCCACGTCACCCGCGGCCTCGACAGCCCGTCCGCTGGTGGCAATCACATTAGCCTCCAGCATCCGGCTCATTCCGGCGATGCCGATAGCCGACAGCAGGCCGCCAATAGTGGTCGGGATCAGGCACACCAGCAGGGCAATCAGGGCCGTAACGCTAACAGGCTGACCGGCCCAGGCCGAGAAGGGCCACAGTGTGGCAGTGGCCAGCAGAAAAACGATGGTCAGCGCTACCAGCAAAATGGTCAGGGCTATCTCATTCGGGGTTTTACGCCGCTGCGCGCCTTCCACCATGGCGATCATCCGATCGAGGAAGGTTTCGCCCGGATCGACCCGGCACTCAATGATTAACCAGTCGGACAGAATACGCGTCCCGCCGGTAACAGAGGCAAAGTCGCCGCCGGATTCACGGATAACCGGTGCCGACTCACCGGTTATGGCGCTCTCGTCCACCGATGCGCCGCCTTCGATCACCTCACCATCGCAGGGAATAATATCGCCTGCATTCACTCTTACCACATCGCCTTTGCGTAAGTCGGCAGCCGGAACCTGCCTGGCTGGACTGTCATACGACCGTCCATTCAGCTTGCAGGCAAATGCCGTTTTCTGCACGCCCTTCAGACTGTTGGCCTGCGCTTTACTGCGCCCTTCAGCCATGGCTTCGGCGACGTTGGCAAACAGTACCGTAAACCACAGCCACAGACTCACGGCGGCAGTAAAGCGCCAGTCGCCCGATAAGTAACCTGTCAGCATGGCAATGGCCAGACCGCTGGTCAAAACACTGCCTGTCCAGACAATAAACATCACCGGATTGCGCAGTTGAACCTCAGGACGTAATTTTTTTAACGACTCTGTGGCGGCTTGCCGCATCAGGGCAGGTTCAAACAGCGCCTGTTTTTTGCGATTCATGATCGTGTGCTCCAGGGCTTAACGTAACGAAAGGAATTCGGCTACCGGTCCTGCAACCAGCGCGGGAATAAAGGTCAGGGCACCCACCAGCAAAATGGTCCCTGTCAGCAGGCCGACAAATAACGGCCCGGTAGTGGTGAGCGTTCCGGCGCTGGCGGGCTGAATTTTTTTGCTCACCAGCGAACCCGCAATGGCCATCACCGGAATAATCACGCCGAAGCGGCCTGCCCACATGCAAAACGCCAGCAGGCAGTTCCAGAACGGCGTATTGGCGCTCAGTCCGGCAAAGGCGCTGCCGTTGTTGTTGGCCGCAGAGGAGACGGCATACAGCACTTCGCTAAACCCGTGTGCGCCGGGATTTAACATGCCGCTTCGCCCGGCTTCGGTCATCATGGCCAGCGCCGTCCCGCCCAAGACCAGCATTGGGGTAACGAGGATCGCGAGGGCGGTCATTTTCATTTCGCGCACGTCGATTTTTTTACCCAGATATTCCGGCGTGCGCCCGGTCATCAGCCCGGCGATAAATACCGCCAGCAGGACGAACAGCAACATGCCGTATAAACCCGAGCCAACGCCGCCAAAAACCACCTCGCCGATTTGCATTAACCACAGGGGGATCATGCCGCCGAGCGCGGTGAACGAATCATGCATGGCATTGACCGCACCGCACGAGGCGGCCGTCGTCACCACGGCGAACAGGCTGCTGGCAAGAATACCGAAGCGGCTCTCTTTTCCTTCCATGTTAAGACTGCTGTCAGCGCCCAGCGGCACAAGGTGCGGATTGCCCTGCGTCTCAGCCCACATCACCACTGCGGCACTGATAATGAAAATCAGCGTCATGGCCCACAGCAGCGTATGACCCTGACGACGATCGCCTGTCGCCTCACCGAAGGCAAAGCACAGCGCGGCGGGTACCATAAAAATGGCCAGCATCTGCACGAAATTGGTCAGCGCCGTCGGGTTTTCAAACGGATGGGAAGAGTTAGCATTAAAGAAACCGCCGCCGTTAGTCCCCAGCATTTTGATCGCTTCCTGGGAGGCGACAGGTCCCCCTGGCAACCCCTGTGCCACACCTTCGAGCGAGGTGAACGTCTGGTACGGCAGCAGGTTTTGCGGCGTGCCCTGCTGTATAAAAAACAGCGCCAGCAAAAGCGACAGCGGTAGCAGCACCCACAGCGTAATTCGGGTGAGATCGACCCATGCGTTACCCAGGGTTTCCCGGCTGCGGCGGGCAAAGGCGCGGGTCAGGGCAAAAATGACCGCAATGCCGCTGGCGGCAGACAGAAAATTTTGTACCGTCAATCCAGCCATCTGACTGAAATAGCTGAGGGTGCTTTCACCGCTGTAAGACTGCCAGTTGGTGTTAGCGACAAAGCTGACGGCGGTATTCAATGCCAGATGCCAGGACAGACCGGGGAAGTGCTGCGGATTCAGGGGCAGCGATCCCTGCAACATCAGGATCAGAAAGAGCAACACCAGACCCAGCAGGTTAAACAGCAAAATGGCCAGCAGGTAATGCCGCCAGTTCATTTCATCAGGCGTAATGCCCAGCCCTTTCCAGATTATTTTTTCCATGCCCGCGGTACCCGGCAGCGTTTCATTGGCAATCAGGCGCGCCAGTAGAAAGCCCAGCGGACGCGCCATAATCATCAGTAATGCCAGAAAGCTGGCAATCAGTAAAAATCCTTGCGCGGCCATCAGAATGCCTCCGCGTTAAGCAGGGCATAAATAAGCCACGCTAATAGTAAGATCACCAGCACTACGCCTGCGATTACGCCTGCACTCACTTTTCACCTCCACAGCGATTAACCAGTGGCAGGGAAGTTAGGCTCTTCTGCGCAAAAATTTTGCAAAAATCCGCTCCGGGAGCGTAAAAAAAGTATAAAAATAGCAATAGCCATTATTTAACTAATGGTTAGTATTATTTTAACTTTTATGTAACTTAGTTACGCGATAAATGTAAATGCTGCTTAAACAGGCAAAAAAAAGTGGTCGGATGAGTAGTAAAATTACACAAAAGGCGGTAATATTTTAATCAGAGAACGATTTCCGGTTAACGCTACCGGCCAACTAAAGGGGGAAAACTCTATGACTATGTATAAAGATTACTCAACGAGCACCGTGTTATTTCGTCGTATTTTCGCCCTGGTGGCGGGCATTATCGCGTTACCGGTCATGCTGTTCTGGAAAGATCGTGCGCGATTCTACAGCTATTTACATCGTATCTGGTCGAAAACCAGCGATAAACCGGTATGGATGGCACAGGCTGAAAAAGCGGCCTGTGACTTTTACTAAGCAAAGCTACACACAGCAATAATTAATTTCCATCCTGTTCTGGCCCGTCTTTATCAGACGGGCCTTTTTTTTGCCTGAGGCTGACTACACTTATTCCTGAGAGCAATCAGGAGCCGCTATGAGTGACAAAATTCCTGTAGGCGTAAGCGCCTGCATTTTAGGGGAGCAGGTTCGCTTTGACGGCGGACACAAACGGCTGACATTTGCCGTCAATGAACTGGCTGAATGGGTCCGCTTCGAACCCGTCTGTCCGGAAATGGGGATTGGTTTACCGGTCCCCCGTCCGGCGCTGCGGCTGGTAAAAAGCAGCGAGGGCGGCGTCAGCCTGCGCTTTAGTGATAAGCGTGAAGGTGATCTAACGGAAAAAATGGAAGCCTGGAGCCATCAGCGCATCCGCCACTTCGATAAATTGTGCGGCTATATTGTCTGCGCCAAATC encodes the following:
- the kdpB gene encoding potassium-transporting ATPase subunit KdpB: MNRKKQALFEPALMRQAATESLKKLRPEVQLRNPVMFIVWTGSVLTSGLAIAMLTGYLSGDWRFTAAVSLWLWFTVLFANVAEAMAEGRSKAQANSLKGVQKTAFACKLNGRSYDSPARQVPAADLRKGDVVRVNAGDIIPCDGEVIEGGASVDESAITGESAPVIRESGGDFASVTGGTRILSDWLIIECRVDPGETFLDRMIAMVEGAQRRKTPNEIALTILLVALTIVFLLATATLWPFSAWAGQPVSVTALIALLVCLIPTTIGGLLSAIGIAGMSRMLEANVIATSGRAVEAAGDVDVLLLDKTGTITLGNRQASAFIPAPDVAEKTLADAAQLASLADETPEGRSIVVLAKQQFNVRERDIQSLQATFIPFTAQTRMSGIDVDNRTIRKGAVDAIRRHVQSNGGQFPAAVERHVEDVARQGSTPLVVAEGAHVLGTIVLKDVVKGGIKERFARLRQMGIKTVMITGDNSLTAAAIAAEAGVDDFLAEATPEAKLALIRQYQAEGRLVAMTGDGTNDAPALAQADVAVAMNSGTQAAKEAGNMVDLDSNPTKLIEVVHIGKQMLMTRGSLTTFSLANDVAKYFAIIPAAFVATWPQIGVLNIMQLHSPASAILSAVIFNALIIVFLIPLALRGVSYKPLSASALLRRNLGLYGLGGLIVPFIGIKLIDLLLTLLGLA
- the kdpA gene encoding potassium-transporting ATPase subunit KdpA; the protein is MAAQGFLLIASFLALLMIMARPLGFLLARLIANETLPGTAGMEKIIWKGLGITPDEMNWRHYLLAILLFNLLGLVLLFLILMLQGSLPLNPQHFPGLSWHLALNTAVSFVANTNWQSYSGESTLSYFSQMAGLTVQNFLSAASGIAVIFALTRAFARRSRETLGNAWVDLTRITLWVLLPLSLLLALFFIQQGTPQNLLPYQTFTSLEGVAQGLPGGPVASQEAIKMLGTNGGGFFNANSSHPFENPTALTNFVQMLAIFMVPAALCFAFGEATGDRRQGHTLLWAMTLIFIISAAVVMWAETQGNPHLVPLGADSSLNMEGKESRFGILASSLFAVVTTAASCGAVNAMHDSFTALGGMIPLWLMQIGEVVFGGVGSGLYGMLLFVLLAVFIAGLMTGRTPEYLGKKIDVREMKMTALAILVTPMLVLGGTALAMMTEAGRSGMLNPGAHGFSEVLYAVSSAANNNGSAFAGLSANTPFWNCLLAFCMWAGRFGVIIPVMAIAGSLVSKKIQPASAGTLTTTGPLFVGLLTGTILLVGALTFIPALVAGPVAEFLSLR
- a CDS encoding potassium-transporting ATPase subunit F, with product MSAGVIAGVVLVILLLAWLIYALLNAEAF
- a CDS encoding YbfA family protein is translated as MTMYKDYSTSTVLFRRIFALVAGIIALPVMLFWKDRARFYSYLHRIWSKTSDKPVWMAQAEKAACDFY